Part of the Canis lupus baileyi chromosome 22, mCanLup2.hap1, whole genome shotgun sequence genome, TGGTGCAGGGCCTTTTGGTGGCGACATGATGATGGGCACTTCTGGCAATGTGCGGTGCTCTTGGCACCAGTGTGAACTGAGCCAACAACCCACGGAAAGGGGAAAGTGCTCTTTAGGACACTTTCAGGAGGATAGAGAAGGGGGCAGAACTGGGGTAGGTGTCTTAAgtggtttgagattttttttcctggtcccCAACTCATTTCCAGAAATATCTAAaggaaaagggagggggagaaatgTAGATGAATTTTCTGTGGGGCAGACAGTAGAGATCGAGATCTATACCTTTCACAGAGCATGGGCTCCAAGGGATTCCAGGGCCTATGGTAAAGGCCCCAGTTCCCCATGAGAACAGATCTCTCTCAGCTCCACCTGGTGAGACTGGGCTTAGATTCCTCTTTCCAGAGGGGTTTCTTTACTCTCTTTTGATTCTCTCAATGATTCTATTTGCTTCTCTTCTCTATAGCTTAATGCCTAGGATTCTTGTTTCAGACATAACTTTTTCTCCATGTTTCCATCATCCTCACTTCTGATCCCATAAAAAATGGTTTGCTTGTTAACTAATTATTTGCCTCTCCAATCAACATATAGGTACCAAGGTCACAGGCTTTGTTTTCATTCACCACTCTATTCCCAACGTTTAGAATACTGTTTGGCCTGGAGTaagtccttaataaatatttattgaatgttgaattcttattttgcttgagattctttgcaGAGATAAAATTGAGTAATTCTTGGGTTATTCCTAAGTGAAACCTGCTGCACTCAGCACCACAGGTTCTGCTCTACTGAATGAGTACAGAATGGAGTAGTGAATGGAGCAGGTTTTTCATGGATGGGATTTAGTAATGTCATCCTTGCCTTCCACAGGTCTGGATTGCTCAGGTAGAGTCAGAAGCCCCATGGCAATAGTGACATTCATCACTGGATTATCTGTTACGTAGAATATGGATTAAGCTGTTACAACAGTATTGCTAAAAGTGGTTTCCTTAAGGGTATGAAAGGGTATGATCTAAAGTATCTTGAGTGTCTaggaattttttcttaaagattttatttattcatgagacacaggcagagggagaagcaggctccatgcaaggaacctgatgtgggacttaatcccgggaatctgggatcacgccctgagccaaaggcagacgctcaaccactgagccacccaggcatccaaagtCTCTAGGAATTTAATTTACCAAAAGATCTGTAAAACCTCTTctggaaaaattatataatttcattgagggaagaacataaaataagaaactggCAAGATATATAGGATTGAAAAAAGTATTGTAAATCAGTCTATACTGCTCTAAATTACAGGATCAGTCAATCCCAACTGTATTCATAATAGAAATGTActaattgattaaaaaatatatataactgggacgcctgggtggtgtCAGCAAAGGGTAGAATAGAGAGGCCAGCCTGATCAGATCTTGCTTGGGCAGACCCTGGATTTTGAGAGGCAGCAGTTCTGAgaagtgaagaaagaaaggatggtGTTTTTAATACAAAGTAGAGGATTGTGGCTGTGTTTTCATAGGATTTTGTATAGTATTGTGAAACCATTTGATGTTAGCCGGTAAAGTTAGACTTGGGGAAATTTTGGTGTACCAGGATCTATCAAAAGTGTTCAAAGCAACTGGGATGAAAAGCCAAAAATAACATTGAGGGCAAGAAGCAAATcacacaaggggcacctgggcagcttagttggttaagcactcttgatttgggctcaggttatgaactcagggttatgagatcaagccctaccttaggctccacactgggcatggaacctgcttaagattctctcttcttctgtccctcccctccccccagaaaaattaaaattaaaaaattttaaaaagcaaatcacaCAAGAAGATATGCTATGATTCCATTTTTGGGAAACAAAAATAGGGAAACTAAACAATTCTTGATTGCAAGGGCACATTTAGGTAAAACAATCAAGTGAACCAAGGGATTGCAGGAGAGGAGCTCTATGACTTCAGGGGGCAAGAAGGAGGCTCACACGGCAACTTTCTCAGGTCCTGGCACCTATTTCAAAATCCACGTAATGACTACAGAGGCGTTCATTTGATTCTTtagaatatacaaatatataacatacaaatatAATTTGCAGTCATCTGCACATATGATGCatcttacaatttaaaaatttttttaaattatgcactAACAAGACAATGTGATACATAGAATGAATGTTTGCTACCTGCCAGGACCCAAGCTAATTGCTGTGCACAATCCCTGAATCACAATTCTATTATTCCCATGCTGGGGCCACTTGGGTCACTGGGAGACATCATCTCTTGTCCAGAACCACACACGAGGAAGGAGCTGGGTAGGGCTTTCTTTCATCTCAGGCATGGCTGATTCCAAAGCCTGCTCCACCATCTGCCTCACTCATAGCATAGGATGTCCAGGGTAGTACAACAACCAGAGTCCCTTCACTTGCCACTGGGAGATGTGAGCGTGTACTTGGTGCAGGGTCATAGCCCAGACCAGACCCAggcccacccacccactcaccagACAACCCAAGCCAAGCTCAGGGAGTATATAGCATGTCCCTGAACACCGTGTGAGGCTGCAGCTTTGACGTGGAGCTGACTGAAACACCCTAAGGAAGATTTAGAGCAGGTGATGCAGCTGCCTGTGAAGTGAGCTCTGTGCAGATGAGTAACATGCAACAGAGTGGGCAATTCAAGCCTTGTTAGGAGCCCCAGGTTTGCCAAGTGGAATGTAActctctagcttttttttttttttttttttttttaagattttattcacaatACAAgtggtgggagggatgggggaggtcTGGAGAGAGATAAGTAGGCTACTTGCagagtagggaacctgatgtggggctcaatcccaggcctctgggatcatgacctgaactgaaggcagacacttaagagTCACTCGGGTACCCCTCTTCAGCTCTTTCTTAAATGCTCcctaaataaagacttaaaaatttgtttggaaaGATTTTGTTTAGAGACAGAACAAGTGGGGGGtaacgagcagagggagagaatcccaagcaggctctatgcccagtgtggagccgcATGTGGGGCTCAgtaatctcacaacctgagatcatgacctgagctgaaatcaagaatcagatgtttaacagactgagccactcaggcactcctaaCATTTAGTCTGTTCACTCAAGAGTATTCATTCACCGGTATCTACCAAGTGTCAAGTTCTGTAGGGCTGAATTCAATGGGGATGTTGATTTGCCCTTGTCCTGGGACATAGCAAGAAACACATCTATGGAAGGAGAAGTCCTCAAAGTATTtaggaaagcagagggagaaatgggagaACTCTACAAAACTTCTGGATGTAATTCCTTTTCTAGAAGTGTAGAAAACCCAGGAAGTGCAAAAGCTGGAAGCTATGATAAGAAAAACCTTAAGCTAGGGATTTCTCGTGGTAAGTATCGttaaagagaaaatgacaaaCCATGTATTATTCACAGCAGTCCCCAAGATCAGGTGGGACAATTGAACGAGTTACCATGTCCAGGAAGATTTAGTGCTAGTGTGAAAGGAGATGGAGAGGTACTGAGGAAATAGAGGCGGCCCACTTGGCCAAATCAGATGCAGTGCAGGGAGAAAGTCTTCCTCACTCCAGCCAAGGTCCTTGGGAATTCAAGGCTGCTAACACCCATGGGGGAAAGCTGCCAGTTGCAGGGTGCacacccggggtgggggggaggtaaTCTTCCCTTCAGCAGTGCTGAGGAACTGACCATCAGGTAGGCACCACTGAGTCAAAGTGTTTAAGATGCCTATTCCAGTTCGCGCTGGCTTAAAGGCACTGGGTCTGGAGCCATGGGGCCACTATGCTGACAGAGTGGGATGACAGGTCTGAGCCACCTTGCGGTGCTGGGTTGGGGCAGAATCTTAGCTGTGAACAAAAGAAATAGGATCTCTCTCCTGGAGGCAGGAAGATGCCCTGGGCAAGCTAAACCTAGGTGGCTAAGATCTGTGAAAAATTCCACCTACGATCCCTTGCCTGATTCATGCTGGGCACAAGTCAACTATGCCAGGGATTCTAGAGGGaaaaaacaactatttattgTGGGAATGCCAGGAAACAAATGCCTGAGCAAGAAGCAAAAGAACACAGCAAGGTCTCTGGTTTGGAGGTCCTGGCCACTAGCACACATAGCTTGAGAGCAGGTATGGGATGCCATGATTATTCTCTGGAAGACAGATGAAGTTGCCAGAATATATCGTTTTTCAAGCCCTTGTTCCCTGAACAGGCCCCCTACCCCAGATAATGCTAACAAATAAGCTGTTAATACCATctactcctctccctgctcccattTCCTAGGTTTCCTTCTGCACCTgtttctccccacctcctccccagccaTCCTGATCCCAGGAATTAACTGGTGTTGCTAGCCACTTAGAGCACTACAAAGTCCTATGGGTTCAAGGCCTAAGCACATTGCACTTTATAGTTCTACGGTAGAGGTATCCAAACTTGTTCTGCATAGCCAATGTACAATCACCATGCTTGAGAGCTATGGATCCCTTCACTACCCGTCCTACTGGAAGGGGCCCTGGAAATCAGGTTACACAGACATTTATAGCTCTTTGGGAGTTCATCAACAAATCATTTAGGTTCCTCAAAACCTCCActctatttctctaatttttaatggGTCAAATGTTACTAGGACTTCAGGAGAGCTGTTAAGCATATTAAATAGAATCGAAAACACAGAACAGATATGGAGAGCACAACAGGACATTTTTGTACACACACCTGTACAACCCTCCCAGAACCTGAAGGCAAGCTGACCTGGTAACAGGCTGGGGCCCCTCCAGTGGTTCCTACTCTACCTTTAACCTAGGCTGGTATTCAAATATAGAGGCCACTCAAGAAGTGGCCACACAATCAGAAagggacagaacataaagactcctaactctgggaaatgaaccaggggtggtggaaggggaggagggcaaggggtgggggtgaatgggtgacgggcactgaggggggcacttgacgggatgagcactgggtgttattctgtatgttggtaaattgaccaccaataaaaaataaattcattattaaaaaagaaataaaaaaataaaacaaatggtaatttggcccttaaaaaaaaaaaaaggaagtggccACTCAACTGGCATACAGCAGGGCTATCACTAAAAGCCAATTTACTCTACTCTGGCCCTACAGAATTTGCCAGTGCAGACATTAGTAAAAGAATTATCAGGTCTGACCTTAGAAAAAAAACTCCAAGGGCACCACTATAATATTTACAATTATCCCATTTTTTTGGAGTGTACACAAGAGTAGCGGGTGGGgacaatctcaagcaggctccatgtccagcatagagcccaatgatgggcttgatcccacaaccctgagatcatgacctgagctgaaatcaagagttggcactTAAAAGGAAACTCCCAAGAAGCACTATGTTTTATCTAAAGCAGGCTTTAGAGAAGTAAAACTGAAGTCAAGACCTGAAGTAATCCCAGGCATCTTGATCTGTAAATGAAACGCGGAAATGGACAAGACTTTTAGAAACTGTTTATTTTCCGTCAACcttatttccattctgttccttcTGTGGAAGAGCAGCTTAAGACCACTCAGTGGTTGTTCCTACCCATTCAGTGGCCTGAGCAGTGGGAGCTGCAGACCAATCTTCAGTGGCTGGCTGAGCGCTCCAGTCTTCTGTtaagaaaacaccaaaaaataGTCAGCCCCACTGCCACCAGCACTGTGCTGTGAATTCCACCAAATACACATTTCAAAGGACAAACACGCAAGGCCAGACCACTTCAAAAGCACCCAAATTCAATCTGTCAAGTTATCAGCACAGCTATACCGCACTGGCATAAAAACCTTTCAATACTAGTATATATAGCCATGGAGATCTTGTAAGTTAGAGAATTACCAAAAATCCAAGTGACTAGCCTGATCTATCACAATACATACCAGTAGGGAACTGCTGAATAGGCACAGAGGGCACCTGCACGCCTTCAGACCAGTCTGCAACTTCAGGCTGAGTAGCAGTGAACTCAGGAGCTGGAGCCGTCCATTCACCCTGAAATTCCTCCTTAGTTACAGCCTTTTCAGCAGCAgcctgttcttccttttcaatctggttaaggaaaaaaagtttattgggacaaattttatttcaaagaagcaTAAACCAAGATGTCTGATTTGCTATGTAACCACAGGCCTTTGCGGAGGAAGCTTACCTCTTCAGGATCTCTGTAGAAGTAGAGATCAGGCATGACTTCCCATGGGTGCTCACGGGAAATGGTGCCACGCATGCGCAGGACTTCCCGGGCTAGCATCCACCACATCAGACCCACTGAGTGAGCTCCCTGCAAGAGCGCCAGGTTAAGAAGGGACACCTAGCCACCTCCCAATTCCACTTTTCTGTCCCATCATCTAGATCCCTGGTACCAAGAAAATAGACACATTTCCCACTTTAAGCACTTATTTTTAACAAGGAGTACTCTATAATTAGTGGGTCTCCACTGGACCCATaggaattaaaatacaaaaacacaactGTCAAGAACCCCCCGCCCCCAATGAAACAAAATACCTAAAGAGTGCCTGGACCCTGGTATTAAAACATCTCTAGGTGATTCTTACATGGAACCAAGGTTTTGAGACCAATACACTGGACCAATTTGAACCATATGCAACCCACCTTTTAAGGACCTCATTGCACGATTCATCAAGTTGCTCTGAAAACCGAAAAAGCCCAGTAATGCCTGAGTCGCCCAAATAGTTAAGAAatatggagaaaaacagaaaacacaaaccaTCTAAAAAACGGGTTCTCCTTAAAGTTCTGACATATCTGAATTCTACTTGTAGCAAGAATTACTATCAAACTCCACTCATTGGGCCAGAGACCCTTGTGGTGTTAGCGAAAAGACTTGCCCCTCATGTAGCACACTACCTACACTTGTGAGTTCATCGGCCAGCCAGTGGCCTCAACTCCAAGCTCTAACAATGTGCAGAGGAATGCCCAACTGTTTCAAGAGTACTCACTATTGAGGCTCTAGTGTGTCATAATGCCGTTACCTTGTTGTTGCAAGGGATGGCAATGTCCACGTAGCGCAGAGGAGAGTCTGTGTTACACAGAGCAATGGTAGGCAGGTTAACGTAAGATGCCTCTGTGAGAGGCTGGTGGTCAGCCCTGGGATCAGTAACCACCAGAAGCCTTGGCTCTCGGAAGGCTGCCTGGATCTGGTTAGTGAAGGTTCCAGGAGTGAAGCGGCCAGCAATAGGAGTGGCTCCAGTAGCGGCAGCAAATTTCAGCACAGCTCGcttgaagaattaatatcaagAGTTAGCAGTGCTCCGGGGATGGCATCCCAGGACCTCCCCAAATGTCCATGTGCAGACACTCAGTTCTATAGCCCCAAAGCAGCCCATGGAGCTGGAGCCCTTCTACTATCCCCTCAACAATGAAAACATCAAAGCACTTCACACCCACAATTCTTTGTCCTCTATGCTACCTGAGAAATACTTATAGACCAGGGCCCAGAAATGCTAAGTACACCCCACCTCCAGGCCGTCTGTCTGGAATGCCCTACCCACTCCCACATCCCTTAGATCACCTGCAGCTCACTGGCTTCCTCAcatctggaggctccagggccacACCGCCTGGTTTCAAGAACCAACTAATTCACTCCTGGAGTGAATGTGGTAGGTTATTTATGTGCTTCTAACTTCCTCATGGGATCATGAAAGTTAAATTTACCAACACAGACAATACAACAATGCCCGACAGCAATAAGCACTTCCACGTTCTGGTTTAATTTCATCCCAGCTACCCTATTTTAATAAAGCAGGAATATACGCTCTTTCCCTTTATAAAACTGGTTTCCTGCATCCCTTCAAAAAAGGCAGACTTGGTGTTTTCTTGCTGTATCTCAAGCCCCTAGCAACACTAGACTTAATATAAACACTCAGTAAATTTCTGCTGAGGGAAATTGAGAGTGGGCACTAATTTTCGTTCTAAACAGTCTTCTACCATGCACTGAACTCTAAGTCCTGTCGCAAGCCAGCTCCTGGGGAATAACCCCCTGGAAAACAATCTTAAACTCATGGGAACCAGTTTTACCATCAACCTTCAAGTACAAGAGAACCTGTCTCACTATACAATTTAAATGCCTGTCAAAATGCAAGCTAAACATCtttttcaaattagaaataaatgggCTCAGCGAAATCCTTGCTCGAGCTTTTATATATAGTGGACTCTTGAACACCACCATTAGCTTTAAACCATGGAGATCCACTCATTAAGGACATATTTTACAGTACGGTGTATTTTCCTTTCTACAgcttaaaatatagtatatagtatgtGTTAACAAAAGGTGTTAATCGACTGCTTAGCTTACTGGTGAGGCTGCTAAAggtcaacaataggctattaaCTGTTAAATTTTCTCAACAGAAAAAGAATTGTCAAAAGAGAAAAGGGGCAAAACAGAAGTTTTATCCCACTGgccatttaaagaaattaagttttcttttgtgttggCAAAGATTCTTACTCTTAGGAGAATTGAGCCTTAGAAAGGGAGTGGTACCCTATTAGAAAAGCTTTCTTGggactcctgtgtggctcagcagttgagcgcctgcctttggctcgggatgtgatcccagagtcccgggattgagtcccttatcgggctccctgcatggaggctgcttctccttctgtgtctctaatgaacacataaataaaaacttaaaaaaaaaaaaaaaaaacgttcttAAAAATTTTGCAGTTGAGAAACATCtggggggctcaatggttgagcatctacctttggttcaggtcctgatcctagagtcctaggaatgagacccgcattgggctccccacaggggagccgagcctgtttctcccctctgcttctctctcatgaagaaataaatcttaaaaaaattggaatgGACACCCAAATTTTGactatttcatcattttaaaaagaaaaaacggaCTACAGAACATTCTGATAAACCATTTTTAACAAGATCAACTCTACTTGGTGGCGCACGAAAATACAAGGATATGAAAACTGAAGCTCAACACACCACCAGATGCCAAATTGTATACGTTAAAGACCTCAAATACTAGCAATTCAAGATTTCCAAGtagtaaaatactttttcttacttttccttACACCAAGGTCTGTAagcatattttttataaagagcATATTATTTACAAACCTGGCCAGTATTCCTAGATGATATAACACTGACATCAGCTGGGTTTTCAATGGCAACAATGGCACGAGCTGCCAACAGAAGCTTCTCCCAGGTTCTCTTCAGATTTATGATGTAGATACCTATGATGGCAGAGAGCTTTTTAACACCTCACGTAACTTGCAATGGATTTTCTTCTCAAAAACAATGTAGCAGTGAGTACTATCAAACTCCAGTCATAGAGACAAGCTCTACTGGTGTTAGCGAAAACCCTGCTGTTTATATAGCACACTTCCGACACTCAGAAGTTCATTGGCCACGGTGGCCTCAACCTTGAGCTTTAATAGTGTGCAGCCCGATTCAGCAGGCGAAGCACATCTCTCTTCCTGCACTAAGCCTCCCTCCATCAGGCCCCCATGTGGATTCCTTCAAGTTCTTAGCCACTTCTTGGCCTCTCGCCACTTTCCTTTTCACCTGCCTCCATGACAGATTCGCCTGAAACTGCTTTACAATGTGCCACTCCCAGGCTTATGTCCTTCGGTGGCTCCATCTTTGAGCTGAAGCACTCACTGCCTTTCCCAACATGCCTTCCAAACCTATTTGTTCCTATCTCCTGCTCTGTTTTATGCTCAGAATTCAGTCACATGacgagacccctgggtggctcagcgtttgagcatctgccttcggctcagggcgtgatcccggggtcctgggatggagtcccacatcaggctccctgcatggagcctgcttctccctctgcctatgtctctgtctgtgtctatcatgaataaataaaatctttaaaaaagaaaattcagtcaAATGAACACGTATCAGTACCtgcaaaataaaatgcacaatACAAGATAAGCTAGTGAGCTTCCTCATCATCTTTGTATCTCACAGCTCCTTCATGAAGCAACCCACGTCCCATAATCTACCATTTGACATACTCTTCCACTGGAACCCGGAAAGCTAGCCTTCCAAAAACCACCAGAACACTTTAAtctttaaaatctcttaaaagtagggatgcccgggtggctgggtggtttagctcccgccttcagctcagagtgtgatcctagggtcccacatctggctccctgcatggagcctgcttctccctctccctgtgtctctgcctctctgcgtttctcatgaataaaaaaataaaatcttaaaaaaaaaaaaaaaaaactgtaatctCTACCttcagcatggggctcaaactcacagctaTGAGAACTGGTCGCATGCTCTACAAACTAAGCCAGTAACGCACCCCACTTTTACTTAGTTTTAAAGCTTATTTCCAATGAAGGGATGTGGTTTCATTTGTAACTTAAATGcaatgcccctccccccaaaccaAAGCAAAGACTAACCATCACTTTTCCTTTTGTAGATGTACTGTTCCATTTGGAAGTCAAGGTTGGTGCCACCTAAGTGGGTTCCTGCTGCAAGGAATTTGAGGacatcctcctccttcatttgCAGAACATCAAGGGCTCCGGACATTGTTAAAGTTTCCCTTTAAGTTACGATGGGAACCTGAAAAAGCAGTTAACAATCCAGCCATATTCATTCCACTGATTTAGGGACCAGATGCATTCTAATTACTCTTGAGAGCTAAACAACTTCCTATTGGAATCCAACCCAAGGATACTTTTCAGTTTACAGTCTAGTGTAATGACACAATAGAAGAGACGTACCCCACACACTACAGCAAACCATCGAGTGTGCAAGTGGGAAAAACACCCAAATAAAACGAAAAGTGAATTGCCACTTAACCCTCCAGGTCAACCAAGTACGAAGATAGGAGTCATGTTCAACAAACTGCAGAAATTGAGCAAAGGAAGCAGAAATGCGAACAAGTTTTTTTTCAAGCAGACTGCAGGTGGGCGCTTCAAAATCCTATGATCACAACTAATTTTCTCTAAAACCTTGCCAAGAACCTTAACAAGAAAGGGATAAACCAATCCGCCCGAGCCGTTGTAAATAGGCGCCTGGGCCTGAGCGCAAGGCCGAGTGCTGGGGCCCGCCCCGATCGCGGCGCGGCGACGCTTTCTGCACCCCTGCCAACCGGCGCAAACGAGTCCGCACGCCCAACCCCCGCACCGGGCACCCCGGGTCCAGCACGACCTCCGCGCCCTCCCAGGGCATTGTGGGAATTTGCGGGCCCGAGCCCGACCACGTGCGGGGCGACCGGGCGGAGGCGGAGAGCGCGCGGGGCCTGGGATGGACTCGCTGTCCCTGCCGGCTTCCATTCCCGGCCCCCGCACCCCGCACTCCCAACAGGAAGCCCTCCTGGTGGCTTTGGGGGCGCCACGAACTCTACAAGACACTCACGCAAAACAACGCCGTATGGACCCTTCCCTGGGTAGCGCGGAAAGGACCGGCGGGCGGAAGTGACGTCCTTATATACTCCGCCAGCAGCCAATGACAACAGAAGCCGAGCGGAAGGGCGGCTCAGCACCCTAATCCCGCGGAGCCGTTTGCGGCGGTGGCGCTTTGCGGCGGTGGCGCTTTCCGGCGCTGCGAAGAGGTTCCGCGCTGCGCGGCCGCCCACGGAGTCCTGCGTCAGCAAAGCGCGGCCGCGGCGGCGAGGGGTGCGGCCTGGGCTCTCCGCGCAGCTCTTGGCTCCGGTGCCCGGTGCCGCTCCCTGGCCGAGCCTGCAGGTTCCTTACGTTTTGATCACACCGTGCCCAAGTACTCCATCGGTAAAAGCC contains:
- the RPSA gene encoding small ribosomal subunit protein uS2 isoform X3, with protein sequence MLSAIIGIYIINLKRTWEKLLLAARAIVAIENPADVSVISSRNTGQRAVLKFAAATGATPIAGRFTPGTFTNQIQAAFREPRLLVVTDPRADHQPLTEASYVNLPTIALCNTDSPLRYVDIAIPCNNKGAHSVGLMWWMLAREVLRMRGTISREHPWEVMPDLYFYRDPEEIEKEEQAAAEKAVTKEEFQGEWTAPAPEFTATQPEVADWSEGVQVPSVPIQQFPTEDWSAQPATEDWSAAPTAQATEWVGTTTEWS
- the RPSA gene encoding small ribosomal subunit protein uS2 isoform X2, with the translated sequence MSGALDVLQMKEEDVLKFLAAGTHLGGTNLDFQMEQYIYKRKSDGIYIINLKRTWEKLLLAARAIVAIENPADVSVISSRNTGQRAVLKFAAATGATPIAGRFTPGTFTNQIQAAFREPRLLVVTDPRADHQPLTEASYVNLPTIALCNTDSPLRYVDIAIPCNNKGAHSVGLMWWMLAREVLRMRGTISREHPWEVMPDLYFYRDPEEIEKEEQAAAEKAVTKEEFQGEWTAPAPEFTATQPEVADWSEGVQVPSVPIQQFPTEDWSAQPATEDWSAAPTAQATEWVGTTTEWS
- the RPSA gene encoding small ribosomal subunit protein uS2 isoform X1, whose translation is MSGALDVLQMKEEDVLKFLAAGTHLGGTNLDFQMEQYIYKRKSDGVKKLSAIIGIYIINLKRTWEKLLLAARAIVAIENPADVSVISSRNTGQRAVLKFAAATGATPIAGRFTPGTFTNQIQAAFREPRLLVVTDPRADHQPLTEASYVNLPTIALCNTDSPLRYVDIAIPCNNKGAHSVGLMWWMLAREVLRMRGTISREHPWEVMPDLYFYRDPEEIEKEEQAAAEKAVTKEEFQGEWTAPAPEFTATQPEVADWSEGVQVPSVPIQQFPTEDWSAQPATEDWSAAPTAQATEWVGTTTEWS